In Portunus trituberculatus isolate SZX2019 chromosome 36, ASM1759143v1, whole genome shotgun sequence, one DNA window encodes the following:
- the LOC123513636 gene encoding LOW QUALITY PROTEIN: ribonuclease 3-like (The sequence of the model RefSeq protein was modified relative to this genomic sequence to represent the inferred CDS: inserted 1 base in 1 codon), with protein MSGGGGVWPGSNGSGGAMATAGWFFPEAESTVPANQWSNVGCASCSTDQHAPPPALPPHQHTTCPYHHQQQQHHQHHHHHAPGPPYTTQSVPEVLPYPPNIPPPSHYHPPHYSQPYPTQYSVPPRPCTEQGGPTPVTAMRPPGPPPPILSYPPPGPSPGSASCPPPAPPYTGTPGYSWGTTPLPSQIPQVGSSAQGSQQPWPHQEWEESCPPAHHDHTPRHPPHPGLDSRGREHDLPPRPDNRPSHSSRYDSDQRSLEPKYKEDRGYGGENRWVERGRKRSMSPSEYSSRRSDSGCYSPSSRSSRKPHSSRCDKERSSIEPRYKRDRRYNTYAEDKWPERGSRSSSSSKRSRSPAEAAPRRRDTRNYSPPSKTSHDLRERSQGSHSRAARRSRSPGRRPPHSRSPIRKRPPPAHSPEPQHNRTPDQVAAAAAAAAATAARKAESIGRQGSPDADQIDALIEKEMLKAVEEEEEETKTPWVRSAPADLYYQRDDKNPLVTRATKKLMALCDVFDEKLVKRGERVRQEKKHKAEKNKESPQPLTMCKSGCSKAKVATEEGDGKNPSKEDTVTGDGKDKTEGSEDGAKESSSPASAVPCLAECEGVPGQTAAGVAKSGSHHSHHHKKKKKKKETKGTDKASGQSSSSSSSSSSSSSSSSSSSSEGDDSSSSEEDDESEMDRISKELEKKRSHPDRLHPELWFNDPGEMNDGPLCRCSLKAQRSGIRHGYYVGEDNLNKCDPWTNNADRLHHYLITISPPTNFLIKTPTVIMHDSHEFIFEGFSLLSHHPLEEVPTCRVIRFNIEYTILYIQEKIPDNFCIQELNLLYQYLFLELLELVDLNLKSMGDSDGCPRFHFMPRFVRKLADNGKEILSMNEVLSSLLKNSGPLVQPEDLAHLLSMSQYQWQNYADQLKGMVVTCPGMKPSSIRVDQLDRDQVSEETINYPVIVHFGIRPPQLSYAGNPEYQKAWREYVKFRHLLANMPKPSFEDKRRLEAKENRLQEMRMTSKMKRDVTVAVSSQGFFRTGIMCDVVQHAMLLPVLVCHLRFHQSLEVLEECIGYKFQTRFLLQLALTHPSYRENFGTNPDHARNSLTNCGIRQPEYGDRRIHYMNTRKRGINTLINIMSRFGRNLETESKITHNERLEFLGDAVVEFLTSIHLFHLFPSLEEGGLATYRAAIVQNQHLAVLAEKLRLDQFMLYAHGSDLCHDFELRHAMANCFEALMGAIFLDSGIEEADKVLSSTLFKGEAVLHSIWVHYPLHPIQEQEPHGDRKWIKSFPILTKLSKFEESIGVEFKHIRLLARAFTDRSIGFNNLTLGSNQRLEFLGDTVLQLVSSEYLYRHFPEHHEGHLSLLRSSLVNNRTQAVVCDDLGMTSYAMYSHLKTELKTKDRADLLEAFLGALYIDRGLKYCRTFCHVCFFPRLHQFIMNQDWNDPKSKLQQCCLTLRTMDGGEPDIPIYKVIECKGPTNTRVYTVAVYFRGRRLAKASGHSIQQAEMNAAREALMNSKELFPQLDHQRRVIEKSVKIQGIGKQDSQDREKERGRDRNSRGHWREEERRGNRERPRDRDKLDSKDFDRSRDGEKRDMRXKYQNTTDSEKSTEAKIFESDRSYGERDGERDRERNYTDGERGDSKRGRGEIEDDRRYRMDSDNSRTSGGETRRGHSRHMTKDGPDLEKHRERHKAHGRTRRSESPHDSSQKSTHHPRDDYGRKQVRSDW; from the exons ATGAGTGGAGGTGGGGGAGTGTGGCCAGGCAGCAATGGCAGTGGTGGGGCAATGGCCACTGCCGGCTGGTTCTTCCCTGAGGCGGAGAGTACTGTGCCAGCCAACCAGTGGAGCAATGTGGGGTGTGCCTCCTGCAGCACCGACCAGCATGCCCCACCACcagccctccctccccaccagcacaccacctgcccctaccaccaccaacaacaacaacaccaccaacaccaccaccaccatgccccAGGCCCACCCTACACCacccagagtgtgccagaggtGCTCCCATACCCTCCCAACATCCCCCCACCCAGCCACTACCACCCGCCACACTACAGCCAGCCCTACCCCACCCAGTACAGCGTGCCCCCCCGGCCATGCACAGAGCAGGGAGGCCCCACCCCTGTCACTGCCATGAGGCCACCAGGACCGCCCCCTCCCATTCTATCCTATCCCCCACCTGGCCCCTCCCCTGGGTCTGCATCCTGtccccctcctgcccctccaTACACCGGCACCCCGGGGTACAGCTGGGGCACCACACCGCTGCCCTCACAAATCCCCCAGGTTGGCAGCTCAGCACAGGGATCACAG CAGCCATGGCCTCACcaagagtgggaggaaagctGTCCGCCTGCCCACCATGACCACACGCCACGCCACCCCCCGCACCCCGGCCTGGACAGCAGGGGAAGAGAGCATGACCTGCCTCCCCGGCCAGACAACAGGCCCTCCCACTCCTCAAG GTACGATAGTGATCAGCGCAGCTTGGAGCCCAAGTACAAGGAGGACCGTGGTTATGGGGGTGAGAACCggtgggtggagagagggaggaagcgtTCCATGAGCCCCTCGGAGTACTCCAGCCGCAGGAGTGACAGTGGCTGCTACTCCCCGTCATCCAGGTCTTCAAGGAAACCACACTCTAG CAGatgtgacaaggaaagaagCAGCATTGAGCCGCGGTACAAGAGGGACCGCAGGTACAACACGTATGCTGAGGACAAGTGGCCGGAGAgaggcagcaggagcagcagcagcagcaagcggTCTCGGAGCCCTGCTGAGGCTGCTCCTCGGAGGCGAGACACAAGGAACTACTCGCCGCCCTCCAAGACTTCACACGACCTGCGGGAAAG GTCACAGGGTAGCCACAGCAGGGCAGCAAGGAGGTCAAGGAGCCCAGGTCGCCGGCCCCCACATTCCAGGTCACCCATcagaaagag ACCACCTCCTGCACACAGCCCAGAGCCCCAACACAACAGGACTCCTGAccaagtagcagcagcagcagcagcagcggcagcaactGCTGCTAGGAAGGCTGAGTCCATTGGGAGGCAAGGGAGTCCTGATGCTGACCAGATTGATGCACTCATAGAGAAGGAAATGCTGaaggctgtggaggaggaggaggaggagacaaagactCCTTGGGTTCGCTCTGCCCCCGCTGACCTCTACTACCAGCGAGATGACAA AAATCCTCTTGTAACACGAGCCACAAAGAAGTTGATGGCTCTTTGCGATGTGTTTGACGAGAAGCtggtgaagagaggagagcgagtgaggcaagagaagaaacacaaggCTGAGAAAAACAAGGAGTCACCACAGCCATTGACCA TGTGCAAGAGTGGCTGCAGCAAAGCAAAGGTGGCCACAGAGGAGGGTGATGGGAAGAACCCATCAAAGGAGGACACAGTCACAGGGGATGGAAAGGACAAGACTGAAGGGAGTGAAGATGGTGCCAAGGAGAGCAGCAGTCCAGCCAGTGCCGTGCCTTGCTTGGCCGAGTGTGAGGGTGTGCCAGGCCAGACAGCCGCAGGAGTGGCCAAGTCAGGGAGTCACCACAGTCATCatcataagaagaagaagaaaaagaaagaaaccaagGGCACAGATAAGGCCTCTGggcaaagcagcagcagtagcagcagtagcagcagcagtagcagtagtagtagcagtagcagcagtgaggGTGATGACAGCTCCAGCagtgaagaggatgatgagagtGAGATGGACAGGATATCCAAGGAACTGGAGAAGAAACGCAGCCACCCAGACCGACTCCACCCTGAGCTGTGGTTCAATGATCCCGGTGAG ATGAACGACGGACCACTGTGTCGCTGCTCCCTGAAGGCCCAGCGCTCCGGCATCCGTCACGGCTACTATGTTGGGGAGGACAACCTTAACAAGTGTGACCCCTGGACCAATAACGCTGACCGGCTTCACCACTACCTCATCACCATCTCACCACCAACTAACTTCCTG ATCAAGACACCAACAGTCATTATGCACGACAGCCATGAGTTCATCTTTGAGGGGTTCTCGCTGCTATCCCACCACCCGCTGGAGGAAGTGCCCACCTGCCGAGTCATTCGCTTCAACATTGAGTATACCATTCTCTACATCCAGGAGAAGATACCGGACAACTTCTGCATCCAGGAACTCAACCTTCTGT ACCAGTATCTCTTTCTGGAACTTCTAGAGCTTGTTGACCTGAACCTCAAGTCGATGGGAGACAGTGACGGCTGCCCACGGTTCCACTTCATGCCGAGATTTGTGCGGAAACTTGCAG ACAATGGTAAGGAGATCCTGTCCATGAATGAGGTGCTGAGTTCACTGCTGAAGAATAGCGGGCCCCTGGTGCAGCCTGAGGACCTGGCACACCTACTCAGCATGTCTCAGTACCAGTGGCAGAACTATGCTGACCAGCTCAAAG GTATGGTGGTGACCTGTCCCGGCATGAAGCCCAGCAGCATCAGGGTGGACCAGCTGGATCGGGACCAAGTTAGTGAGGAGACCATCAACTACCCTGTCATTGTACACTTTGGCATACGTCCCCCTCAGCTCTCTTACGCCGGCAatcctga GTACCAGAAGGCGTGGCGGGAGTATGTGAAGTTCAGACACCTGCTAGCCAACATGCCCAAGCCTTCCTTCGAGGACAAGCGGCGTCTGGAGGCCAAGGAGAACCGACTGCAGGAGATGAGAATGACCTCCAAGATGAAGAGAGACGTGACTGTGGCTGTGTCTTCCCAGGGCTTCTTTAGGACCGGCATTATGTGTGatgtggtgcag CATGCCATGTTGCTGCCAGTGCTGGTTTGTCATCTGCGCTTCCACCAGTCCCTTGAGGTGCTGGAGGAGTGCATTGGCTACAAGTTCCAGACCAGGTTCCTCCTCCAGCTGGCCCTCACCCACCCTTCCTACAG GGAAAACTTTGGCACCAATCCAGACCACGCCAGGAACTCCCTCACCAACTGTGGCATCCGACAGCCGGAGTATGGTGACCGGCGCATCCACTACATGAACACACGGAAGAGAG GCATCAACACGCTCATCAACATCATGTCCAGATTCGGCCGCAACTTGGAAACGGAGAGCAAGATAACGCACAACGAACGGCTGGAATTCTTAGGAGATGCTGTGGTGGAGTTCCTCACCTCCATCCACCTGTTCCACCTGTTTCCCAGCCTGGAGGAAGGAGGACTGGCAACTTACAG GGCAGCCATTGTGCAGAACCAGCACCTGGCCGTCCTGGCGGAGAAGCTGCGGCTGGACCAGTTCATGCTGTACGCTCACGGCTCGGATCTCTGCCACGACTTTGAGCTGCGACACGCCATGGCCAACTGTTTTGAGGCGTTGATGGGAGCAATATTCCTGGATTCTGGCATTGAG gagGCTGACAAGGTGTTGAGCTCCACCTTGTTCAAGGGAGAGGCTGTGCTGCATTCCATCTGGGTCCACTACCCGCTGCACCCCATCCAGGAGCAGGAGCCGCATGGGGACCGCAAGTGGATCAAGTCCTTCCCCATCCTCACG AAACTGTCCAAGTTTGAGGAGTCCATCGGCGTGGAGTTCAAGCACATCCGTCTGCTGGCACGTGCCTTCACTGACCGCAGCATTGGCTTCAACAACCTCACCCTCGGCTCCAACCAGCGGCTGGAGTTCTTGGGAGACACAGTGCTGCAGCTGGTGTCCTCAGAGTACCTGTACCGCCACTTTCCTGAGCACCACGAGGGCCATCTTTcg TTGCTGCGTTCCTCCCTGGTGAACAACCGCACGCAGGCCGTGGTGTGCGACGACCTGGGCATGACCTCCTACGCCATGTACTCCCACCTCAAGACAGAGCTCAAGACCAAGGACAGAGCTGACCTGCTGGAGGCCTTCCTGGGTGCCCTTTACATTGACAGG GGTCTGAAGTACTGCCGCACGTTCTGTCATGTGTGCTTCTTCCCACGCCTTCACCAGTTCATCATGAACCAGGACTGGAATGACCCCAAGAGCAAGCTGCAGCAGTGTTGCCTCACACTGCGTACCATGGACGGCGGCGAGCCAGACATTCCCATATACAA GGTGATTGAGTGCAAGGGACCCACCAACACTCGAGTGTACACAGTTGCGGTGTACTTCCGTGGCAGGCGGCTGGCCAAAGCCTCAGGCCACTCCATTCAGCAGGCTGAGATGAACGCTGCAAGGGAAGCACTCATGAACTCCAAAG AACTGTTCCCTCAACTTGACCACCAGCGGAGAGTGATTGAAAAGAGTGTCAAGATACAAGGCATTGGCAAGCAGGATTCCCAGGACAGGGAGAAGGAGCGAGGCAGGGACAGGAACAGCAGAGGGcactggagggaggaagaaagacgaggaaacagagagagaccgagagacagagacaaactaGACAGTAAAGACTTTGACAGAAgcagagatggagaaaagagggaCATGA GAAAATACCAAAACACTACTGATAGTGAAAAATCAACAGAAGCAAAAATATTCGAGAGTGACAGATCATATGGAGAAAGAGacggtgagagagacagagagagaaactacacagatggagaaagaggagattctaagagagggaggggagaaatagAGGATGACAGGAGGTACAGGATGGATAGCGACAACAGTAGGACATCGGGAGGTGAGACAAGACGTGGCCACTCAAGACACATGACCAAGGACGGGCCAGACTTGGAGAAGCACCGGGAGCGACACAAAGCACACGGCCGGACCAGACGCAGCGAGAGCCCACATGATTCAAGCCAGAAGAGCACACACCATCCCAGAGACGATTACGGGCGCAAGCAGGTTAGGTCTGACTGGTGA
- the LOC123513638 gene encoding uncharacterized protein LOC123513638 isoform X2, whose amino-acid sequence MKKAAAWWAVVAVAAAATLAEEQSGGESSPWLPATHTASWPWWAALGGDANAWYSAENGEGEEEEASAGPWLAKRQPPHRLGSLVDLYRTVARGLDPFTTKPVMATPERRSGRWPAACKFNPFGFVCWNSARRGPVMRQRPLQYTQ is encoded by the exons ATGAAGAAG GCGGCGGCGTGGTGGGCGGTGGTGgccgtggcggcggcggcgacccTGGCAGAGGAACAGAGTGGCGGAGAGTCCAGCCCGTGGCTGCCCGCCACCCACACCGCCTCGTGGCCGTGGTGGGCGGCGCTGGGCGGGGACGCCAACGCCTGGTACTCTGCAGAGAACggcgagggtgaggaggaggaggcgtcggCTGGCCCTTGGCTGGCCAAACGACAGCCACCCCACCGCCTGGGCTCCCTGGTGGACCTGTACCGCACGGTGGCCCGCGGCCTGGACCCCTTCACCACCAAGCCCGTCATGGCTACGCCCGAGCGACGCTCAGGTCGCTGGCCCGCCGCGTGCAAATTCAACCCGTTCGGTTTCGTGTGTTGGAACTCGGCTCGGAGGGGCCCAGTGATGCGTCAGCGACCCCTCCAGTACACCCAGtaa
- the LOC123513638 gene encoding uncharacterized protein LOC123513638 isoform X1, which yields MCVVCLDPLHPLQAAAWWAVVAVAAAATLAEEQSGGESSPWLPATHTASWPWWAALGGDANAWYSAENGEGEEEEASAGPWLAKRQPPHRLGSLVDLYRTVARGLDPFTTKPVMATPERRSGRWPAACKFNPFGFVCWNSARRGPVMRQRPLQYTQ from the exons atgtgtgtggtgtgtctagATCCTTTGCACCCATTACAG GCGGCGGCGTGGTGGGCGGTGGTGgccgtggcggcggcggcgacccTGGCAGAGGAACAGAGTGGCGGAGAGTCCAGCCCGTGGCTGCCCGCCACCCACACCGCCTCGTGGCCGTGGTGGGCGGCGCTGGGCGGGGACGCCAACGCCTGGTACTCTGCAGAGAACggcgagggtgaggaggaggaggcgtcggCTGGCCCTTGGCTGGCCAAACGACAGCCACCCCACCGCCTGGGCTCCCTGGTGGACCTGTACCGCACGGTGGCCCGCGGCCTGGACCCCTTCACCACCAAGCCCGTCATGGCTACGCCCGAGCGACGCTCAGGTCGCTGGCCCGCCGCGTGCAAATTCAACCCGTTCGGTTTCGTGTGTTGGAACTCGGCTCGGAGGGGCCCAGTGATGCGTCAGCGACCCCTCCAGTACACCCAGtaa